The window ATGTTCACTGTCCTGTGCTGTTGGCGCTTGCCGGCGCGCATGGTCATGAACCCATTCATTCAGCGCTCGAGGTAACATTCAATCAATCTGGACGGATTGCCTGGAAAGGGGCCAACGCCAATGGTTACCAAATCCGATCGATGGTCGGGGAAGTGGACGTGATGATCACTTCGACCATACTGTATTTCATATGGAACTCGGGCTACATCGAAGCCGAGGCACAGTCCGGCCGTAAGGTCATCGCCATCGAAGACAGGCCCACATTTGCCTACGTTCTTCCGCCTGGCACTCACGTCGGATTTCGGCTGAAAGAGGTCGGTCAAAATCGACAATTGTCTGTCGAGTTGGAGCGGGACTTTCTTTTGGGCGCCGCAGGTTTTGAACATCCTGCGAGCTTCGACATCGGCGAAACCTGGGACTACAAGGATCCGCTGAGCTGGCAGCTGGCTGGTGTGATCTATGACGAGTGCATCAGCCGTGCGCCGCAAGGCACTCTTTACACCGAGACCGCGGCCACGCTCTTGGCCATGCATCTCGTCCGCAATCTCTCGACTGCCACTCGCCTGAAGGAGATCCGTCGCGGGGGGCTTCCGCCGTCGCTGCTTCGTCGTGCGTGTGACTATATGATGAGCCGCTTAGGGGACGATATCTCGCTGCAGGAAGTGGCGGCGAGCGTACAGCTCTCGACAGGCCATTTCTCAACTGCATTCAAACAGTCATTGGATGTAGCGCCACATGCGTGGTTGCGCCGTCAGCGGATCGAGCGGGCAAAGACACTATTTCATGATCCCGATTTGGATCTGGCCCAGATCGCGATGATCTTGGGCTATGCCAACCAGAGTTCATTCGGTGTCGCGTTCAAGAGAGAAACCGGCCTCACGCCAATGCAATGGCGAGTGCGCGAAGCCATCTGACGATTTCCGTAAACTCGGACACTCATCGTCCGCAAGTCGCTCGCTCCCTTCCGCTGTTCTTCTTCGATCTTGTTCGCGCGCGTTCACGAGCGAACTGATCGGGACTATCATTTCATCGACGTCCCTGACGAAATTCCGAAGTTTCTGACGAGACCGCGAACATCGGCGATCTGTATATCATGGACGCCGCCAGCGTTAGCGCGGCGGCGACTTAGGTGCAACGCAACTATGGACGACTGCGATCAACAACGCCGGCGTCCTTCTCAGCCGCCCGGTGTTAGAAGTCACGGAGGCCGAAATGCGCGCAACCTCCAACGTCTTCGGCACAACCGTTGAGTCCGGCTAACGCGGACCTTCGCTTGCCCTGAGCTGCAGACACTCTTCACTGACATCAAGGACACCACCATGGCAACCGATCTTGAAACTAACAAGGCTACTGTGCGCCAGTTCTTTGGCGCGGTTGAACGCCGCGATTTTAAGGAATTCGACCAGATCGTCGTCGAAAACTACGCTCATAACATCCAGGACATGCCCATAGGGCGTGAGAGTTTGAAGGGCTACTTCTCGGCCTTATGCGGGGCGATCCCGGATCTGACGATGCCGATCCTGGATCTCATTTCCGAAGGCGACACCGTCATGGTGAGGAACCGGGTCCGAGGCACGCACCAAGGCGACTTCGGTCCACTGAAGGCGACTGGAAAGACATTCGATATCGCTGCATTCCACCTCTACCGCCTGAAGGGGGGCCGATTGGCCGAGCACTTTGAGGTGGTGGATATGGCGGCGCTGCAAGCGCATCTGCGCAGCTGAAACCGATGGTCGTACACATCGATTTTGCACTGGCGCCGTGCAGACGGAGCGCGGTAGCCGTCTGGCTGCGATCGCTAAAGTGGGTGAATCAAAGGCAACCGAACGTCAGTTATCGCCTTCACCGCTCGGCGAAGAACCTATGGTGAGCGGATTTCCTTCCCGGATGGCGTTCGACAAAGTGAAGCACTTTAGGAAAGAGGAGCGAAGGTTATGGTGACGAAATCGACTACACACCACCGATGTGTGGCGAACGGCATCAAGTTCCACTATGCCGAGGCTGGTGAGGGGCCGCCGGTTGTCCTCCTGCATGGTTTTCCTGAGACTTCCTATGCTTGGCGGTATCAGATCGAGGCCTTGAAAACGCGCTACCGGCTGATCGTGCCGGACCTGCGTGGATACGGCGCGACGGACAAGGCGCCTACCGGCTACGACAAGCGTACCATGGCGAACGACATTCGCGCCCTGATGGCGAACCTCGGCATCGAGCGGGCGGCGATCGTCGCCCACGATCGCGGAGCGCGGGTTGGTCTGCGGCTCGCCAAGGATCATCCCGATGCCGTCGCCCGCTTCGCGGCGCTGGATAACATTCCCACGCGCTTTCTCTTTGGGAGCATGAACGCCCGGGTTGCGCAGGCGAGTTGGTTTTTCTTTTTTCAGGGCGTCCGGGATTTGCCCGAAGCGCTCATCCAGGGTCGGGAGGAGCTCTGGCTCCGCTATATCCTGACCAGTTGGACCTATGACCCGGGAGCCCTCAGCGACGCCGACATCGCCACCTACGTCCACGCCTATGCGCAACCGGGCGGGCTGCGCGGCGCATTCGAGGACTATCGGGCCTGGCGAGAAGACATTGCGCAGGATGAAGAGGATAAGGACGTCAAACTTCGCTGCCCTACCCTCGCTTTGTGGGGAAGCGAGTTCGTGGCGGCGAAGATGGTCGACATGCTCGAACTCTGGCGCGGCTTCGCGGAGGACCTCACCACGGTGCCGATTGCTCAGGCTGGACACCTCCCGCACGAAGAGCGGCCGGCAGAGGTTAACGCGGCGCTCGCGGCCTTCCTCGCGCCGTGGCAGGGCTGACGGCGGGCGCGGAATCCACACGAGCGACGCTCCTTTAAGGACAGTCATGCCCGAGACCGGAACACGGCGCGCACCCCTGGCGCCCGGTACATCAAACATCTGATGGAGAGCACAGTATAACCGAGACGGCTGCACATTTATTGCTGCGACGCTGGAGCAGGCATCTACGGCGTCGTCAGCGATTCGCTCAACGGCTTCACCGACGCGCTACGTGTGCGCGGCAAAATCGAATGGGTGCATGTCCGGCACGAGGAGACAGCGGCATTCGCAGCGGACGCGGACTGACATCTCGGACCTTGTAGGCGAACTGGCCCCAAAGCTATTGGCACTTGGCTTGACTCTACCGCCTTCATTGCTCGCCCGCACCGACGAGGTGATCGAATGACTAGTCATCTGGAACTCAAGTTCGTCGCATTATAAAGTAGCGCTCGAAACCTTGGAGGAGAGCGCTTGTGGCGAATGCAGGTGTGAGAGGCCGGCCGATCGAGCCGTTGGTGCTGAGTGCGCAGGAGCGGGCGTACTTGGAGAGACAGGTTCGTCGTCACCGTGTTGCCCGGTCGCTATCTGAGCGGTGCCGCGCGATCCTGCGATGTGCGGACGGCTTGCCAAGCAAATCTGTGGCTGCCGAACTCGGCATCCACGAACACACCGTTGGCAAGTGGCGCCGCCGGTTTTTGAAAGATCGCTGTGATGGCCTGCTCGACGAGGCCCGCCCTGGCCGCCCTCGAACCATCAACGACGATCAGGTTGCTGCCGTGATTGAGCGGACGTTGCGCACGACGCCGGTCGACGCGACGCACTGGTCGATCCGCTCGATGGCTGCGGAAACTGGCTTTTCCCACACCACGATCCGTCGAATGTGGGCGGCGTTCGGCTTGCAGCCACACCGTAGCCAGACATTCAAGTTGTCGAGCGATCCGCTGTTCGTCGACAAGGTACGCGATATCGTCGGCCTCTACCTGTCCCCAGCAACTGGGTGATTGATGCGAGGGCTGTACGCAATGGCGACTGCCAGTTCGATGACATCTGCGCAGTTACCTGTCCCGGAGGCGCGATATGCACGTAGCGGAGATTTCAGCATCACCTATCAGGTGATGGGCGAAGGCCCGATCGAGGCATATGTCTGCCGGTCAGCTACCGATACTTTCGATGGAGACGCTCGCGGCCTACCTCGCCTTCGTCCAACAGTGAACCGGCGGTCTCGTGTCAGCGAGCAGCAGCCTTGCGCTGCGCGTTCAGGGATGGCGGGTTCAGGATCTCAGCGCTGCACAGCTGGGTGAACCGGTCGACGAAACGCTGCTCATCGGGTTCCGCGTAGATCGAAACCCACTCATCGGGCGTTGCGCGCGCCCGCGCCACAGCCAGCACATCCGCATCGTCTCCCACCAGCACGTGGAGAGGCCCCTCCTCGGTGGCCGCGCGGTAGATCGCTTCGGCCACGACGTCGGGCGACGTCCCGCCTTCCATCTGCGCCAAAAACAAGCGTGACGTCCGCGCCAGTCCCTGGCCGTAATCGGACACCTCGGGCACGGCCGGCTCGCGCTTACCCCAGATCGGAGTGAGGATCACGCCAGGTTGGATATTCGCGACACGGATGCCGAATGGCCTCACTTCCATGGCCAGCGTCTCGCTGAGGGTTGCGACGGCGGACTTCGTGGCGGCGTAGTAGCCGTGGCACGGGACCGTGATGCGCCCCGCTATCGATGTGACGTTGACGATCGCCCCAGCACGACGTTCGCGCAGGGAAGGCAGCACGGCCTGCATCATGCGCACGGCGCCGAAGACGTTGGTCTCGAACAGGGCGCGGATCTCCTCCATGGGCATCAGCTCCACCGCGGCGGACGAGGCGATGCCCGCGTTGTTCACCAGCACGTCCACGGGCCCCACCTGCGCCACGGCCTGCCGGACGGACTCGTCACGGTCCACATCGAGCGCGATCGGCGTGAGGGACAGTCCGTCGGCGACGGCGCGCTGCAACCCCTCGGACGCGGCGGGGTTACGCGCACCAGCGTAGACACGGAATCCACGTCGTGCGAACAGCAGCGCGGTTTCGAGCCCGATGCCCGTGCTCGTACCGGTAATCAATGCAGAAAGCATGTCCTTCCTTCCATGTGTGTTGCGGCATCGGATACTTCCGACCGATTGGCCAGCTCGCGGCTTTCCTCATTCGCCTGTCATTTGGCGAGAAATGCCCCCAGGCGACCAACGGCCTTGGGTGCCTCGAAGAACAGCAAATGCCCCGCCCCTTCGAATGTCTCGATCTCGCTCGTCGAAATAAGCGACGTCCAGACCTTTGCTTGTTCGACTGGTGTGACGCGATCCTTGGTCCCCCACAGGATCAGAGTCGGCACCCTAATCCACTTCAGCCACCGGCTAAGCTTCGGATCGTACTCTTTGTCCCAAATGATACGCGCGAGCGATGTCAATGCTTACGGAGCGCGCAAAAATATGCGTGTTCGGCACCCCTATAGCTCTCACATATCCGCATCGGTTGGCGGAAGAATATGCGATGCTCGATGTCATGTCGGGCGGTCGGCTTGAATGCGCGTTTCCGCTCGGGACCGGCATGGAATATTGGGTCAATCCGGTCAATCCGAGCTTTTCGCGTGAGCGGTTTCGCGAAGGCATGGATATCCTGATGCAGGCGTGGACCCAGCCCGGCCCCAGTCGCTACGACGGGGAGTTTTATCAATATAAATATCTCAACCCATTCCCGCTTCCGTACCAAAAGCCGCATCCGAAGATTTATGTCGTCGGTTCTGGAACAGAGGAAACAGTCAACTACGCCGCCGAGAAGGGCTACGGATACTCCCAGGTGGCGCAGGCATCGGCCGTTAGCAATGGTAAAGGCCAGATATAATGAGCAGTGCCAGGTTTGAATCTGATCCCGAGCAGAACGCTCACACGGCAGGATTTGCCGAACGGGTACGTGCCGACCAACAAAAACTCACGGCTGAACTAAAGCCGCACTATGACTTCATCGTCTGCGGATCTGGCTCATCTGGTTCGGTGGTAGCGCGCCGATTGGCCGAGAACGCAGACGTCAGCGTTCTCCTGCTGGAGGCCGGCGGCAGCGACGATATGCCAAGCGTCATAGAGGCAGGCCAATGGCCTCTGAACCTTGGCAGCGAACGTGACTGGGCTTTTAGGGCCCAGCCCAATCCACACCTTAACGGACGCTCCATTCCGCTGAATATGGGCAAGGTGCTTGGCGGTGGATCCAGCATCAACGTCATGGCCTGGGCGCGCGGGCACAAGAATGACTGGGATTTCTTCGCGGCTGAGGCTCGGGACGCCGCATGGAGCTACCAATCGGTACTGAACATCTATCGCCGCATCGAGGATTGGCATGGCGCGCCGGACCCAAAATATCGCGGGACGGGAGGACCGGTTTTTGTTCAGCCCGCGCCAGACCCCAATCCGGTGGCCCCTGCCATGGTCGAAGGCGCACGCTCGGTTGGCATTCCAACCTTCCAAAACCAGAACGGGCTGATGATGGAAGGTGATGGCGGTGCCTCCATCATGGACTTGCGAGTCCGCGACGGAATGCGGCAATCCGTATTCCGTTCCTATGTTTTCCCCTATATGGGCCGGCCCAACCTGACGGTGCTCTCTCACGCACTGGTCACCCGGATTGTCATGAGCGGTAAGCAAGCCAGCGGCGTGGAGATCGTCCATGACGGAAAGGTTCAACGCATCGCCGCCGAAGCGGAGGTCGTGCTATCGTTGGGCGCGATCCACACGCCAAAGGTGCTGATGCTGTCCGGAATTGGTGACCAAACCGAACTGCAACGACTGGGAATAGCTGTCGTGCAACACCTTCAAGGCGTCGGGGAAAACTTCCAGGACCATGTCGGCTTTGGGTGTGTTTGGGAGTATCCGGAGCCACTCGCTCCGCGCAACAACATGGCTGAAGCGACGTTCTTCTGGAAGAGCGATCCTAACCTCGATACCCCGGATCTGCACACCTGCCAGGGTGAAATGCCGATGTCCACTGCAGAGACGGCCACGCAATTCAGCCCACCGGCAGGTTCGTGGACATTGTTTGCAGGCCTCGCGCGGCCGAAGAGCCGAGGCCGCATCCGCCTGACGGGAGCCAATCCTGGTGACCCGATCGAGATCGAGGCCAGTACATTGGCGCACCCGGATGATATGAAGGCCGCGATAGCGTGCGTGGAGCTTTGCCGCGAAATCGGCAACTCAGGTCCACTGAGCCCTTTCGTGAAGCGGGAGGTGATGCCAGGCAATCTCAAAGGCGCTGCGCTCGAGAACTTCATCCGAGACGCCGCAAGCAGCTATTGGCATCAGACATGTACCGCCAAGATGGGACACGACGCGATGGCGGTGGTGGACGGCTCTCTCAAGGTCCATGGGATCGATAATCTTCGTATCGCTGACGGTTCGATCATGCCGCGCATCACAACGGGCAATACGATGGCGCCATGCGTCGTCATCGGCGAGCGTGCCGCAGAGATACTGAAGATTGCCCACGGCGCTTGAGTGTGAATCGGCGTGGCCTTTGACCCCCAATCGGCGCCCAAGGCTGCCCCCACCCCACGTGTCATAAGCGCAGCAACTCATTCCAGATTCTGGCGCCGCACGAGGGTCAATGTTGGACGCCGAAAGGGGTCAATATTCGGAGCCGAAACACAGCCACGCATAGCCAGAGTGATCTCAGCGCCGGACCTAATCTCATGAGCGATGCTCCGAAGCTGCCGAGACCGTTCGATAGACCGGACCGGGCAAAGAGCGACGAAAGTCGCGACCCTGGGTGCATCCTGGTTGTCGACGACGATCCCATGCTGAGGCAGATGGTCGTCAACTATCTCAATGAGAACAACATGCGCGCCGTCTCGGCCGCTGGGCGTCAGGAGATGGCGCGTCACTTCGCCGAAAGTGAGCCGAATCTGGTGATTCTCGATCTTCGTCTCGGCGAGGAGGACGGGCTCGACCTGCTGCGCGAGATCCGCTCGCACTCCGACGTCCCCGTAATCATCGCGACCGGTCAACGCTCCGACGAAATTGATCGGATCGTGGGCCTCGAGCTGGGTGCGGACTACTACATCGTAAAACCATTCAGTCTCAGAGAATTGTTTGCACGCATCCGCGCCGTATTGCGGCGACAGGAAATGGGGCGAGCTGTACGCGCTTGTGATCCGGAGCGCGGCGGATACAGATTCGATGGCTGGCGGCTTGATCGTCGCGGCCGAAGACTCGTAGACCGCAATGAGGCGCCGGTCCGGCTGAGCAAAGGTGAGTATGCCTTGTTGCTCGCCTTTCTCGAAGCACCGCAGCGGCCTCTCACGCGCGAGCACCTGTTGCAGGCGACGCGAATTCACGAAGATATCTTCGACCGAAGCATCGACGTCCAGGTCTTGCGGCTGCGGCGTAAACTGGAGATCGATCCGAGTTCGCCACGCGCAATCCAGACGGAGCGCGGCGTCGGCTACGTCTTCGCGCTGCCGGTCGAACCGTTTTGAACGAGCGGACTATCAATGATGAAAATATGGCGCCGCAACTGCAGTCGTAACTGAATTGTTCGAGGCAGAGATAATCCCGTAACCGATAGTCATCAGATTGGTCTCGTCACCAGTCTGGGAGAATCTCATGTTGTCGAAAAAGAAATCGTCGGTCTACCAGAACAAAAGCAGCAGCCAGCACTGCGCTCTGAGGGGTAGCGACGCGAACTTCGAGCTAATCGACAACAACCTCGCCGCGGATCAGAAATTCGCGCGGACTGGTCAACGTGTGTTCGGTTTCGGAAAGCTCGCTGCCGTGGCGAGGGACACAGTCATTTCCGAAATCCTCCGCAACGTCGCGACGCGGCTTGCATCCTATAAGGACCCTGAGGGTCTCAGGGTACTCGACGAATTGCCGCGCGACGCGCTGAGCAAGATCGGCACTTAGCAGACCTCGGTGTTTCGGCGTATGTCCGCTTCGCGCCAATAGCGGCCGTACGATCAGTTTTCCAGGCTAGGCGATAGCTTCACGTGCCCGCCCGAGGAATGAATACCCTAATAGTCCCCAGGCCGCTCGCCAGCGCCGCCTCGACCGTGCCCATGTCCCGCCCGCGGTAGAGTGCTTCGCCGGATGTCAATCGGCTTTCAAATTTTGGACGCCGATCCCCCGGCTCAGGGGGTCAAATATTGCAGGCCGAATGACATCCCGTGTTTCGTGCGCTTTCCTTGTGTACATGCCGCCGCCACTACCCCAGCGCAGCGTCTGAACGTATCGTTTCGCTCATTTCATCCAGACGTATCAGTCTTTCCCGATAGGGTTGTTGAGTCGACCTGCGCATTGTCCTTTTCGAGGCTTGCTCGGCGTTCACTCGCGTTACGGCCTGCACACTCGCGCTGTCACCAATTCGTGACACGCTAACCGAAGGCTTCAGCTATTTCGTCACCTCCATAGCTGCTCCGGCTGCTTCCGGCTGGAGCGTTTGCCGGGTGGGACTTGCACCCACTGGAAAGCGCCGCCTTGTCACGGCGCACACCCGAAGCCGACATTTGCATCATGCACAGATGGCGAAAGCAGAGCTGCTCTCGCCATTTGCTGTTGCGGTGTGTGCGAATTATGGTGTGCCGCCGTACATTTCCCTAAGTCGGCTGTGCGCGAAGGCAAGGGCCGGTGGCATGTCCATTTTGCCGCCGATGATCTCGATATACGCCCCGGTTTTGCTGGCGCGTGCAGCCTTCATCGCGTCATCGAGATCCCCGAGCGTGGTCACACGCGCCGTATACCAATCTGCGCATCCGAGCGCCTTGGGCAATTCGGCGTAGTTCCACGGCGCGAGGTCATTGTAAGTCCAGTCCGGGTTTTCTTCCAGCGCGCGCTCAATCAGATAACCGCCGTTGTTGAGTACGAATACGATGACGTTTGCTCCGAACCGCCCCATGGCGCCGATATCGTTCGCGGTCAGTTGATGAGATCCTTCGCCGGTAATCAGAACGGTACGCCTGCCGGGATCAGCAAGCGCGATACCGAACGCGGCAGGCGTCGCCCAGCCGATCGATCCCCACAGAACTTGTGCTTCTACCCTGAGGCCGTCCGGAAGTGTCGTTGGTGTCATGCCGAGGCTCGTGCTGCCGGTCTCGAGAACGACCGTGTCTCCCGCGCGCAGGAACGCTGCGTAACGGGGATACAGCGCGACCATTGTGATCTTGTCGGATGGGTTCCCCGTCACCGGCGCAAGTTCTTGCCGCGCTC is drawn from Bradyrhizobium lablabi and contains these coding sequences:
- a CDS encoding alpha/beta fold hydrolase → MVTKSTTHHRCVANGIKFHYAEAGEGPPVVLLHGFPETSYAWRYQIEALKTRYRLIVPDLRGYGATDKAPTGYDKRTMANDIRALMANLGIERAAIVAHDRGARVGLRLAKDHPDAVARFAALDNIPTRFLFGSMNARVAQASWFFFFQGVRDLPEALIQGREELWLRYILTSWTYDPGALSDADIATYVHAYAQPGGLRGAFEDYRAWREDIAQDEEDKDVKLRCPTLALWGSEFVAAKMVDMLELWRGFAEDLTTVPIAQAGHLPHEERPAEVNAALAAFLAPWQG
- a CDS encoding SDR family oxidoreductase, with product MLSALITGTSTGIGLETALLFARRGFRVYAGARNPAASEGLQRAVADGLSLTPIALDVDRDESVRQAVAQVGPVDVLVNNAGIASSAAVELMPMEEIRALFETNVFGAVRMMQAVLPSLRERRAGAIVNVTSIAGRITVPCHGYYAATKSAVATLSETLAMEVRPFGIRVANIQPGVILTPIWGKREPAVPEVSDYGQGLARTSRLFLAQMEGGTSPDVVAEAIYRAATEEGPLHVLVGDDADVLAVARARATPDEWVSIYAEPDEQRFVDRFTQLCSAEILNPPSLNAQRKAAAR
- a CDS encoding ester cyclase, which translates into the protein MATDLETNKATVRQFFGAVERRDFKEFDQIVVENYAHNIQDMPIGRESLKGYFSALCGAIPDLTMPILDLISEGDTVMVRNRVRGTHQGDFGPLKATGKTFDIAAFHLYRLKGGRLAEHFEVVDMAALQAHLRS
- a CDS encoding GMC family oxidoreductase, whose product is MSSARFESDPEQNAHTAGFAERVRADQQKLTAELKPHYDFIVCGSGSSGSVVARRLAENADVSVLLLEAGGSDDMPSVIEAGQWPLNLGSERDWAFRAQPNPHLNGRSIPLNMGKVLGGGSSINVMAWARGHKNDWDFFAAEARDAAWSYQSVLNIYRRIEDWHGAPDPKYRGTGGPVFVQPAPDPNPVAPAMVEGARSVGIPTFQNQNGLMMEGDGGASIMDLRVRDGMRQSVFRSYVFPYMGRPNLTVLSHALVTRIVMSGKQASGVEIVHDGKVQRIAAEAEVVLSLGAIHTPKVLMLSGIGDQTELQRLGIAVVQHLQGVGENFQDHVGFGCVWEYPEPLAPRNNMAEATFFWKSDPNLDTPDLHTCQGEMPMSTAETATQFSPPAGSWTLFAGLARPKSRGRIRLTGANPGDPIEIEASTLAHPDDMKAAIACVELCREIGNSGPLSPFVKREVMPGNLKGAALENFIRDAASSYWHQTCTAKMGHDAMAVVDGSLKVHGIDNLRIADGSIMPRITTGNTMAPCVVIGERAAEILKIAHGA
- a CDS encoding helix-turn-helix domain-containing protein gives rise to the protein MTGNAAYVHCPVLLALAGAHGHEPIHSALEVTFNQSGRIAWKGANANGYQIRSMVGEVDVMITSTILYFIWNSGYIEAEAQSGRKVIAIEDRPTFAYVLPPGTHVGFRLKEVGQNRQLSVELERDFLLGAAGFEHPASFDIGETWDYKDPLSWQLAGVIYDECISRAPQGTLYTETAATLLAMHLVRNLSTATRLKEIRRGGLPPSLLRRACDYMMSRLGDDISLQEVAASVQLSTGHFSTAFKQSLDVAPHAWLRRQRIERAKTLFHDPDLDLAQIAMILGYANQSSFGVAFKRETGLTPMQWRVREAI
- a CDS encoding response regulator yields the protein MSDAPKLPRPFDRPDRAKSDESRDPGCILVVDDDPMLRQMVVNYLNENNMRAVSAAGRQEMARHFAESEPNLVILDLRLGEEDGLDLLREIRSHSDVPVIIATGQRSDEIDRIVGLELGADYYIVKPFSLRELFARIRAVLRRQEMGRAVRACDPERGGYRFDGWRLDRRGRRLVDRNEAPVRLSKGEYALLLAFLEAPQRPLTREHLLQATRIHEDIFDRSIDVQVLRLRRKLEIDPSSPRAIQTERGVGYVFALPVEPF
- a CDS encoding alpha/beta fold hydrolase, whose amino-acid sequence is MTSLARIIWDKEYDPKLSRWLKWIRVPTLILWGTKDRVTPVEQAKVWTSLISTSEIETFEGAGHLLFFEAPKAVGRLGAFLAK
- a CDS encoding LLM class flavin-dependent oxidoreductase, which codes for MLTERAKICVFGTPIALTYPHRLAEEYAMLDVMSGGRLECAFPLGTGMEYWVNPVNPSFSRERFREGMDILMQAWTQPGPSRYDGEFYQYKYLNPFPLPYQKPHPKIYVVGSGTEETVNYAAEKGYGYSQVAQASAVSNGKGQI